The sequence below is a genomic window from Methanosarcinales archaeon Met12.
CGGAGCATATACCGTTGGGATAATGCCAGTCGATGGGAAGAAGATAGGCGCCGATTTTGTAGTTGGTTCCGGACATAAGAGCATGGCGTCAGTAGCTCCTTCCGGCGTCCTCGCCACAACCGATGAATGGGCATCCAAAGTGTTTAGAACAACTCAGATGGTGGGGGACATCACTGGTAGAAAGTTTGGAATCAAAGAAGTAGAGATGTTGGGTTGCACACTGATGGGCGGCACATTGATTTCAATGATGGCATCTTTTCCAAAAGTAGTGGAAAGGACAAAACACTGGGATGATGAGGTGAAGAAGTCGAACCAATTCCTCGATGAGTTTTTGGCAGTAGAAGGGAGCAAGGTCATAAGCGAATATCCAAGAAAACACACACTCACAAAGGTCAATACCACCGAAAGTTTCGACAAAATAGCAAAAACGCATAAGAGACGGGGCTTCTTCCTTAGCGACGAGCTGAGAAAAAGAGGTATCGTTGGCGAGTTTGCCGGCTCCACACGGACCTGGAAGTTGAACACCTATGGACGCACATGGGACCAGATAAAGTATCTTGGACATGCGTTCATCGACATCGCTGAGAAATATGACGTGCCAGTGAAAGCAAATAAGCAAGGGCAGTATAGCGGCGATGTGTGATGAAATTAGACAAGTGACACGATGAAACTATTGGCCGTCTGCAAAAGTGACAAAAAAGGAATCAGCAAGAAGAACGTTGAAGAATGTTTTATAGAAGAAAATTATGGGCTCGCTGGCGACGCGCATAGCGATTGCAACACACACCGACAGGTGAGTCTGTTGGCGATCGAGAGCATTGACAAGATGTGCAAGCTTGGATTGGACATTCATCCCGGGGATTTTGCAGAGAACCTCACGACCGAAGGGATTGATATCATATCCTTGCCCATAGGCACCCAAATATCCATAGGGAAAGACATCACCTTAGAGGTAACCCAAATCGGCAAAGACTGTCCTGCCCCCTGCGCTATCTATTATCAAGTAGGGAAATGTATAATGCCACAAGAAGGAGTGTTTGCCAAAGTAATCAGAAGCGGCCTGGCAAAGGTCGGAGACGAAATAAAGATCGTTGGTGAGTCAAAGTGAAGAAGATAATACCCGCTTCCTGCGTTCTACTTGGTGTGCCCTGATATGAAAAGCGTCCTTATACTCGAACGATCTTTAGCAAATCCGCTTTTGTTATTATGCCCGTCGTCACCCCTTTTTTTATCGTCAATACGGCCGGACTATATTGTAAAAGTGGCATCATCATCTCTACTGGCGCGTCTTCGCTTATCTGGGGTAGTCCCTCTTCCATCACCTTCTCCACGGGCATCTCTGATAGTTTTTTTAGGTCTTTCTTTTGCGCTATATAGTTGGTTATGATTTTTTCAGTAATGCTACCAACAGGCGTATTTTTATCGTATACTGGTAGCTGTGATATCTCATATTTTCGCATGAGTTCTATTGCCTCATGAACTGCGTCTTTTTTGTCCACACTGATGATATTTTTGTTGCTTATTTCCTTTGCCAATACCGTCCTTTTTTGTTTACTCATCACCCGTTCCAACGCTTCGAATATTCTCTTGACGTTTCTATATGCGGGTTCAATTTTTCCGCCCTCTACCTTTGCTATCAATGATTGGCTCACGCCTGCATACGATGCCAGTTGTTTTTGCGAAAGACCGAGACTTCTTCTCCTTTTTTGTATTTCCCCCAAATCCGGAAGCATAGTTGTTAGTATGCACGTCTAGTATATATTCTCTTTGGAATATTTTATGCAACAATCTATTTATATTGGAATAACAAAGTGATATCAAGATATTATGGAGGCACCAAAATGAAAGAATATAGATTAAACACGCTGGCATTACACGCTGGCCAGGAGACACCAGATCCGGCAACTAGGGCAAGGGCAGTACCTATTTACCAGACGACGTCCTATGTCTTCAAAGACACCGAGCATGCGGCAAATCTTTTTGCCCTCAAGGAATTCGGGAATATTTATACCAGGATAATGAACCCGACGAACGATGTTTTCGAGAGAAGGGTTGCTGCTCTTGAAGGAGGCTCAGGTGCGTTAGGTGTATCTTCGGGACAAGCGGCCCAGGCACTGGCCTTATTGGCTATTACGCAGGTGGGTGACGAGATTGTCTCGGCCAACAATCTCTATGGCGGGACATACCAGCAGTTTCATTATACCTTTCCTAAATTAGGCAGAAAGGTGATTTTTGTTGAGTCTACGAAACCGGAGGAATTTAAAAAGGCAATCACTGAAAAGACAAGAGCGATATATGCCGAGACGATAGGCAATCCCAAGCTGGATGTCCCGGATTTTGAGAGACTGGCTGAAATCGCTCATGAGGCGGGGATTCCATTTGTTGTGGATAACACCGTAGGCATCGGATTAGTCAGGCCTATAGATTATGGAGCAGATATAATTGTTAATTCTGCAACCAAGTTCATAGGTGGGCACGGGACATCTATCGGCGGTGTGATTGTAGATTCGGGTAAATTTAATTGGAGTAATGGCAAATTCCCAGAATTTACCGAGCCTGATCCTAGTTACCACGGACTAAAGTATTGGGATGTATTTGGTAATTTCCCAGGATTAGGCAACGTGGCTTTTATTATTAAGGTCAGGGTGCAATTACAACGTGATCTGGGAGCGGCTTTAAGTCCCTTTAATTCATTTCTCTTCCTTCAGGGATTAGAGACCCTGCCCTTAAGGGTAAAGAAACATTCGGAAAATGCTCTGGAAATCGCTAAATTTCTGAAGGGGCATCCTTTAGTCAATTGGGTTAACTATCCCGGGTTGCCAGAACACCCAAGCCACAAATTAGCGAAAAAATATCTTAAAGGCAGCTATGGAGCCATAGTTGGATTTGGGATTAAAGGGGAGTTGGAAGCAGGCAAGAAATTCATTAATTCAGTGAAACTTCTCTCCCACCTCGCTAATATAGGAGATGCGAAGAGTCTGGTTATTCATCCTGCATCAACCACTCATCAACAGCTAACCAGAGAGGAGCAAGAGGAGACGGGGGTAACCGAGGATTATATCCGCCTTTCTATTGGTTTAGAGGATGTGGAAGACATCATAGAGGACATCGATCAGGCGTTAGCTGGGGTGTAGAAAAAAGATGAAAAAGGAATCGGTTGGCATTGTGAAAACACAATACTATCATCTGCCGGATGATTTGGTTCTGGAGGGAGGGGGTACTCTCAGCCATGTGACGATAGCTTATGAGACATATGGTAAATTAAATAAAGACAAAAGTAATGTCATTCTCGTTTGTCACGCCCTGTCCGGGGATGCCCATGCAGCCGGCTGGCACAAAGGAGATAAAAAGCCTGGGTGGTGGGACATCGTGATTGGTCCTGGAAAGGCGTTTGACACGACGAAGTATTTTGTCGTCTGCTCCAATAGTATTGGTGGCTGTAAAGGGTCGACTGGGCCTTCTTCGATTAATCCAAAAACAGGCAGACCATATGGATTGGACTTTCCGATGATCACGATCTTGGACATGGTGAATGCCCAGAAAAAATTAATTGACCATTTGGGCGCCAAACAACTTTTCGCGGTTATAGGCGGATCGTCAGGGGGCATGCAGGTCTTGCAATGGTGTGTTTCATACCCGGAGATGGTCCGTCTGGCCATCCCAATCGCAACAGCGGCATGTTCTTCTCCACAACAGATAGCCTTCAATGAAGTTGGAAGAAGGGCAATCACCTCAGACCCAAATTGGAATAATGGCGATTATTATTCCAAATGTCCACCCACGAATGGCCTAGCTTTGGCACGAATGATCGGACATATAACATACCTTAGTGATGAGTCCATGTATCAAAAGTTTGGCAGAAAACTTCAAGATAAAGAGAAGTATGGCTTCGACTTCTCCACGGACTTTCAAGTGGAAAGTTATCTTCATCATCAAGGAGATACTTTCGTCAAGAGATTCGATGCCAATTCTTATTTGTATATAACAAAGGCAATAGACTACTTCGATTTGTCGCAGTTCGGAGAGAACGGTTCTTTGGCCGAAAGTTTTAAGAAGGTAAAATCCAAATTTTTGGTCGTTTCAATTACCTCTGATTGGCTCTATCCCCCATACCAATCAGAGGAAATCGTGATGGCTCTAAGCGCAAACGATATTGATGTAACCTATCATGAGATCACATCGAATTATGGTCACGACGCCTTTTTAGTGGAGGCGGGTCAGTTGAATTACGTCATCGCCAATTTTCTTTCACACCCATTGGTCAGGGATGTGATGACCCAAGATGTTGCCACAATACGAGAAGGTTCCAGTATTAAAAAGGCATCGGAGATAATGATAAAGAGGAAAATTACACATTTACCGGTGATATCCGAGGGAGGTCGACTGACAGGTATTGTAACTGCGTGGGATATATCCAAGGCAGTTGCATTAAAATACAGCCAATTGAATGAAATAATGACGAAAGATGTCATAACGTCTAAATTGGATGAGCCGATTGGAGTAGCAGCCAAAAAGATGGAGAGGCATAACATTTCAGCCTTACCGGTTGTCGATGGGCACCAAAAGGTCATTGGAATATTGACCAGCGATAGCATAAGTAAATTAATAGGACGACAGAGATAAGAGTATAAAGATATTCTAACGAAAAGGTGAAGCAGATGTTTGAGATTGTAGGAGAAAAGGATATAACAAGGGCAATTGTGAGGGGGTTTGCGAAAGACTTGCAGGATTATGCTGAGAGCGAGGTAATCATAGTTGGAGGCGGTCCATCCGGGTTGATGGCAGGCAAGGAGCTCGCAAATAAAGGAGTTAAAATACTCATAATTGAACGAAACAATTATCTCGGCGGTGGTTTTTGGATCGGCGGCTTTTTGATGAACAAGATCACCGTTAGGGCCCCTGCAGAAAAGGTTCTCGATGAATTAGGAATACCATACGAGGAGTTCAGCAAGGGACTTTATGTCACCAGCGGCCCTCACGCATGCTCAAAGCTCGTCGCTGCGGCATGTGATGCAGGGGTGAATATCCTGAACATGGTAAAATTCGATGACGTTGTATTCCATGAAGACAGGGTAAGCGGTGTGGTAGTGAACTGGACTCCTGTTTCTGCTTTGCCAAGGGAAATCACGTGTGTTGATCCGATTGCGCTCGAGTCAAGGATCGTAATCGATGCAACAGGGCACGATGCCTGCGTGGTTAAAAAATTGGAGGAACGGGGTTTGCTCAAAACCAGAGGATTTGGCGCCATGTGGGTTGAAAAATCAGAGGGCCTTATAGTCGAGCACACGGGCGAAGTCCATCCAGGATTAATAACTACGGGTATGGCAGTATCAACGACTTACGGGCTTCCTCGAATGGGGCCGACATTTGGAGCCATGCTACTTTCAGGAAAAAGAGCTGCTGAGATTGCTCATGAAAAACTCAGTAAGAGCAAATGAGAACCCATGTCCATCTTTATGATGACCCGTCGGCGAAAACCCTTCACATAGATGAGATAGCAAAGTATTTGAGGAAAAAGCTTCCTGGGCTAAAAATCGACAAGAGAGGTAAGTTTATAACCCACCATTTAAAAAATGATGTAAATGGTCTTGCTATGGAGTTGGCGAGGGCAAGGGTTAGAGAGTTGGACAGTCCAGATACGAGTTTTGAGCCATTATATGGTGAGGTTGAATATGAAAGGAGAGCTCTTAAAGACCCCTATTGTGAATCCGGTAGTGTCTTGTATGATGGGTTTAAATTACACTTGCTCATTCAAAAACTGGTACCCAAGCGGGAATTCGGCCACTTTCACATCTTATTTACAAACAGATTGTTTGGAACGTGGGATGAGAGCGACCATAGGTATCACGCTCGAGTGATCATCTGTGGCCATCCTTCCATCATCTCCACGACAGGTATCGTTGAGGCACCGGCGAAGCCCAAGGAATTCTACTATCTCAAGCGACAATACGCAATGCTCGGTATGCAAATTCCCTTAGAGGTATTGAAAGAGAAGGTCAAAGGCAGATTCATTGACTATGATGATGAAAGATTGACAGAGGTCATGAAAGGATACGCGATGCAGGCGATATCCTATCATCTTACACATGAGCCTTTTTGCGAGAAAAAATATTGCAGACTTTATAATGCACACTGGCAGGAAGAAGTTTTAGATGCGCAACTAAGCTCTCCTGAGTTTTGCGAGCGCCATGAAAAAATGCTGGAAGAGTTGAGAGGCAGTTATAATAAGTAATGAAAAACGAACTATTACTTTAAGCGTTGATAGCAAAACTTATGAAGATTATAAAAGAATATATTAGGATGTGGGTTGGCTATTATCAAAACAATTTGAGAATTTCGTGGTTGAGCAACTAAAAAAAGAAGG
It includes:
- a CDS encoding CBS domain-containing protein; translated protein: MLPDLGEIQKRRRSLGLSQKQLASYAGVSQSLIAKVEGGKIEPAYRNVKRIFEALERVMSKQKRTVLAKEISNKNIISVDKKDAVHEAIELMRKYEISQLPVYDKNTPVGSITEKIITNYIAQKKDLKKLSEMPVEKVMEEGLPQISEDAPVEMMMPLLQYSPAVLTIKKGVTTGIITKADLLKIVRV
- a CDS encoding O-acetylhomoserine aminocarboxypropyltransferase/cysteine synthase; this encodes MKEYRLNTLALHAGQETPDPATRARAVPIYQTTSYVFKDTEHAANLFALKEFGNIYTRIMNPTNDVFERRVAALEGGSGALGVSSGQAAQALALLAITQVGDEIVSANNLYGGTYQQFHYTFPKLGRKVIFVESTKPEEFKKAITEKTRAIYAETIGNPKLDVPDFERLAEIAHEAGIPFVVDNTVGIGLVRPIDYGADIIVNSATKFIGGHGTSIGGVIVDSGKFNWSNGKFPEFTEPDPSYHGLKYWDVFGNFPGLGNVAFIIKVRVQLQRDLGAALSPFNSFLFLQGLETLPLRVKKHSENALEIAKFLKGHPLVNWVNYPGLPEHPSHKLAKKYLKGSYGAIVGFGIKGELEAGKKFINSVKLLSHLANIGDAKSLVIHPASTTHQQLTREEQEETGVTEDYIRLSIGLEDVEDIIEDIDQALAGV
- a CDS encoding homoserine O-acetyltransferase, with the protein product MKKESVGIVKTQYYHLPDDLVLEGGGTLSHVTIAYETYGKLNKDKSNVILVCHALSGDAHAAGWHKGDKKPGWWDIVIGPGKAFDTTKYFVVCSNSIGGCKGSTGPSSINPKTGRPYGLDFPMITILDMVNAQKKLIDHLGAKQLFAVIGGSSGGMQVLQWCVSYPEMVRLAIPIATAACSSPQQIAFNEVGRRAITSDPNWNNGDYYSKCPPTNGLALARMIGHITYLSDESMYQKFGRKLQDKEKYGFDFSTDFQVESYLHHQGDTFVKRFDANSYLYITKAIDYFDLSQFGENGSLAESFKKVKSKFLVVSITSDWLYPPYQSEEIVMALSANDIDVTYHEITSNYGHDAFLVEAGQLNYVIANFLSHPLVRDVMTQDVATIREGSSIKKASEIMIKRKITHLPVISEGGRLTGIVTAWDISKAVALKYSQLNEIMTKDVITSKLDEPIGVAAKKMERHNISALPVVDGHQKVIGILTSDSISKLIGRQR
- a CDS encoding sulfide-dependent adenosine diphosphate thiazole synthase, which codes for MFEIVGEKDITRAIVRGFAKDLQDYAESEVIIVGGGPSGLMAGKELANKGVKILIIERNNYLGGGFWIGGFLMNKITVRAPAEKVLDELGIPYEEFSKGLYVTSGPHACSKLVAAACDAGVNILNMVKFDDVVFHEDRVSGVVVNWTPVSALPREITCVDPIALESRIVIDATGHDACVVKKLEERGLLKTRGFGAMWVEKSEGLIVEHTGEVHPGLITTGMAVSTTYGLPRMGPTFGAMLLSGKRAAEIAHEKLSKSK